One Thunnus albacares chromosome 12, fThuAlb1.1, whole genome shotgun sequence genomic region harbors:
- the si:ch211-267e7.3 gene encoding ADAMTS-like protein 2 isoform X2 encodes MFGNGGLALPVCSFLLLHLPVLPLTNNWPVKDRSEGRVEQHNIHLQSHSHGSPNVKQTHNNKEEVFQWWGEWSSWSSCSRSCGGGVRSQERHCLIQRLSTTHNVNSSYCVGSPKQYQLCPNQPCPSPSLSFKQHQCSQFNSKAIGRRYYQWIPLYPADYISISNKPCDLQCTTISGERQLLVPAHDGTFCRDTKYTGVCIEGICQPVGCDGELYSSKTVDRCGVCGGNGTSCQRISGSYRKALAQLGYVFITNIPAGATDIQIIERHKTENILALSDEAGHFFFNGNTVFDHPQNFRVAGTVFKYRRPSNIFSDGLEYIIAQGPTQQGLNVMYYNLNGKLPHITYEYTIPLKSHDITATEGITTGPSHPHLNHTYNNVNENVRGDQGRSNHSRGVASVRQYDMQLGAEDRSDVELPEEEAGEEEEEEEEEVVWEIQTPSPPPPAAMLVYRPADVTGHVFSHNDVEERGPPAPSGYMSSSNSIDEPSTADDNTLVLSFPGSQSVHPAALPDTPYLLLEDLQHNQTHSLTQSNTHSVKHKHNDPHPQAEIHVETLPPTDTNTQLEIHPDPLTVTDTHAVVTHKETESGTHSDSHAVVLVQLQQVSAVQAANTVSNDFDVGLDSDISLADMYRWKVSAYAPCSTTCTTGITTSYALCVRYDGTEVDDSYCDSLTRPEPTHEFCTGKECPPRWETSGWSECSRTCGEGFQYRTVRCWKMLSPGLDSSVYDTLCLSHDLHKPANRKVCLGQSCGPQWEVSEWSECSARCGSRGVRTREVRCSMEMRLCNKSSQPIESQECEGPPCDRRWTVSDWGPCSGVCGEGRMVRAVTCRSSGGVVMSEEQCDQSLRPLAIYPCGDRDCAPHWVEQEWQQCNATCGRGVRQRQVVCAGLEGGVFKEFPDSSCYQTNKPETSSSCFQRPCSKWFTTSWSQCSKTCGSGVQVREVKCYQGEELVTRGHSCDSALKPEARQSCEIQRCPTEAPAAPAASVAVDDSCQDKPTANCALVLKVKLCSHWYYRKACCQSCKAPRP; translated from the exons ATGTTCGGTAACGGAGGCTTAGCTCTCCCGGTTTGCTCCTTTCTCCTGCTACACCTCCCGGTTCTCCCGCTAACGAACAACTGGCCCGTTAAG gACAGAAGTGAAGGGAGGGTGGAGCAGCATAACATCCATCTACAATCACACAGCCATGGAAGTCCCAAcgtcaaacagacacacaacaacaaG GAGGAGGTGTTTCAATGGTGGGGGGAGTGGTCCAGTTGGTCATCCTGTTCCAGAAGCTGCGGAGGAGGCGTGAGGAGTCAGGAGAGACACTGTCTCATACAGAG GCTCTCCACTACCCACAACGTCAACAGCTCATACTGTGTCGGCTCTCCTAAACAGTACCAGCTCTGTCCAAACCAG cctTGTCCCAGCCCCAGTCTGAGCTTCAAACAGCATCAGTGTTCCCAGTTCAACTCTAAAGCCATTGGAAGAAGATACTATCAGTGGATACCTCTGTACCCAG CTGATTACATCAGCATCTCCAATAAGCCATGTGACCTGCAGTGTACGACCATCAGCGGAGAGCGACAGCTACTCGTCCCTGCCCACGATGGCACCTTCTGCCGTGATACCAAATACACCGGTGTCTGTATAGAAGGAATATGTCAG CCTGTAGGATGTGACGGGGAGCTGTACAGCAGTAAGACAGTAGACAGATGTGGTGTATGTGGAGGGAACGGGACATCATGCCAGCGTATCTCTGGATCATACAGGAAGGCACTCGCACAGttag GCTATGTGTTCATCACCAACATCCCAGCTGGAGCCACAGACATTCAGATCATAGAGAGACACAAGACTGAGAACATCCTGG CCCTGTCAGATGAAGCAGGACATTTCTTCTTCAATGGAAACACTGTGTTTGATCATCCTCAAAATTTCCGAGTGGCGGGAACAGTGTTTAAATACCGCCGTCCAAGCAACATCTTCTCTGATGGGCTGGAGTACATCATCGCCCAGGGACCCACGCAGCAGGGCCTGAATGTTATG TACTACAACCTAAACGGGAAGCTCCCTCACATCACCTACGAGTACACCATCCCGCTCAAGTCTCATGACATCACCGCCACAGAAGGCATCACCACAGGCCCCTCCCACCCCCATCTCAACCACACCTATAACAACGTAAACGAGAACGTCAGAGGGGATCAAGGTAGGTCCAACCACAGCAGAGGCGTGGCGTCCGTCCGTCAGTACGACATGCAGCTGGGAGCCGAAGACCGATCGGATGTGGAGCTGCCGGAAGAGGAggcgggggaggaggaggaggaggaggaggaggaagtagtgTGGGAGATCCAGACGCCGAGCCCTCCTCCACCAGCGGCCATGTTGGTCTACAGACCAGCTGACGTCACCGGTCACGTGTTCAGCCACAATGACGTGGAGGAGCGGGGACCTCCTGCACCATCCGGCTACA TGAGTTCCTCCAACTCAATTGACGAGCCATCCACTGCTGATGACAACACACTAGTGCTCTCTTTCCCAG GTAGCCAGAGCGTTCATCCAGCAGCACTGCCAGACACCCCCTATCTGCTACTGGAGGACCTACAGCACAACCAGACACACTCCCTCACACAGTCCAACACACActctgtcaaacacaaacacaacgaTCCACATCCACAAGCAGAGATACACGTGGAAACCCTCCCCcccacagacacaaacacacagctggaaaTACATCCAGATCCGCTCACGGTCACCGACACGCACGCCGTCgtcacacacaaagaaacagaaagcgGCACACACTCGGACTCACACGCTGTCGTCTTGGTACAGCTGCAACAGGTCTCTGCAGTCCAGGCAGCCAACACAGTGAG CAACGACTTTGATGTGGGTCTGGACTCAGACATTAGTCTGGCAGACATGTATCGCTGGAAGGTGTCTGCTTACGCTCCATGCAGCACAACCTGTacaacag GTATCACCACTAGCTACGCCCTGTGTGTCCGCTATGACGGTACTGAAGTGGATGACAGTTACTGTGACTCTCTAACCAGACCTGAGCCCACACATGAGTTCTGCACTGGAAAGGAATGTCCTCCAAG atggGAGACCAGTGGTTGGAGCGAGTGCTCTCGAACCTGCGGTGAGGGATTTCAGTACCGGACTGTGCGCTGCTGGAAGATGCTGTCACCTGGTCTCGACTCTTCTGTCTACGACACGCTGTGTCTGTCTCACGACCTTCACAAACCGGCCAATAGGAAAGTCTGCCTCGGCCAGAGCTGCGGACCCCAATGGGAGGTCTCAGAGTGGTCAGAG TGCTCAGCTCGTTGTGGCTCTCGGGGCGTTCGGACTCGGGAGGTTCGTTGTTCCATGGAAATGAGACTGTGTAACAAGTCCTCTCAGCCAATAGAAAGTCAGGAATGTGAAGGCCCGCCCTGCGACAGACGATGGACGGTTTCTGATTGGGGACCT TGCTCAGGTGTTTGTGGGGAGGGAAGGATGGTGCGTGCGGTGACCTGTCGATCATCAGGTGGGGTAGTGATGTCAGAAGAGCAATGCGATCAGTCGCTGCGCCCGTTGGCCATCTATCCCTGCGGTGACAGAGACTGCGCCCCCCACTGGGTTGAACAGGAGTGGCAACAG tgtaacGCTACATGCGGGCGTGGTGTACGGCAGCGTCAGGTGGTGTGTGCCGGCCTGGAAGGCGGTGTGTTTAAAGAGTTTCCAGACAGCAGCTGTTACCAAACCAACAAACCAGAgaccagctcctcctgcttccagAGACCTTGCTCCAAATGGTTCACCACGTCCTGGTCTCag TGCAGTAAGACCTGTGGGAGTGGCGTCCAGGTTCGcgaagtaaagtgttaccaggGGGAGGAGCTGGTAACCAGGGGCCACAGCTGTGACTCTGCCCTCAAGCCAGAAGCCAGACAGAGCTGTGAAATCCAGAGGTGTCCTACAGAAGCTCCAG CAGCCCCGGCAGCATCAGTAGCAGTAGACGACTCGTGTCAAGACAAGCCGACAGCCAACTGTGCCTTGGTTCTAAAGGTGAAGCTGTGCTCCCATTGGTACTACAGAAAGGCCTGCTGCCAGTCCTGTAAGGCACCAAGACCCTGA
- the si:ch211-267e7.3 gene encoding ADAMTS-like protein 2 isoform X1, which yields MFGNGGLALPVCSFLLLHLPVLPLTNNWPVKDRSEGRVEQHNIHLQSHSHGSPNVKQTHNNKEEVFQWWGEWSSWSSCSRSCGGGVRSQERHCLIQRLSTTHNVNSSYCVGSPKQYQLCPNQPCPSPSLSFKQHQCSQFNSKAIGRRYYQWIPLYPADYISISNKPCDLQCTTISGERQLLVPAHDGTFCRDTKYTGVCIEGICQPVGCDGELYSSKTVDRCGVCGGNGTSCQRISGSYRKALAQLGYVFITNIPAGATDIQIIERHKTENILALSDEAGHFFFNGNTVFDHPQNFRVAGTVFKYRRPSNIFSDGLEYIIAQGPTQQGLNVMYYNLNGKLPHITYEYTIPLKSHDITATEGITTGPSHPHLNHTYNNVNENVRGDQGRSNHSRGVASVRQYDMQLGAEDRSDVELPEEEAGEEEEEEEEEVVWEIQTPSPPPPAAMLVYRPADVTGHVFSHNDVEERGPPAPSGYMSSSNSIDEPSTADDNTLVLSFPGSQSVHPAALPDTPYLLLEDLQHNQTHSLTQSNTHSVKHKHNDPHPQAEIHVETLPPTDTNTQLEIHPDPLTVTDTHAVVTHKETESGTHSDSHAVVLVQLQQVSAVQAANTVSNDFDVGLDSDISLADMYRWKVSAYAPCSTTCTTGITTSYALCVRYDGTEVDDSYCDSLTRPEPTHEFCTGKECPPRWETSGWSECSRTCGEGFQYRTVRCWKMLSPGLDSSVYDTLCLSHDLHKPANRKVCLGQSCGPQWEVSEWSECSARCGSRGVRTREVRCSMEMRLCNKSSQPIESQECEGPPCDRRWTVSDWGPCSGVCGEGRMVRAVTCRSSGGVVMSEEQCDQSLRPLAIYPCGDRDCAPHWVEQEWQQCNATCGRGVRQRQVVCAGLEGGVFKEFPDSSCYQTNKPETSSSCFQRPCSKWFTTSWSQCSKTCGSGVQVREVKCYQGEELVTRGHSCDSALKPEARQSCEIQRCPTEAPAAAPAASVAVDDSCQDKPTANCALVLKVKLCSHWYYRKACCQSCKAPRP from the exons ATGTTCGGTAACGGAGGCTTAGCTCTCCCGGTTTGCTCCTTTCTCCTGCTACACCTCCCGGTTCTCCCGCTAACGAACAACTGGCCCGTTAAG gACAGAAGTGAAGGGAGGGTGGAGCAGCATAACATCCATCTACAATCACACAGCCATGGAAGTCCCAAcgtcaaacagacacacaacaacaaG GAGGAGGTGTTTCAATGGTGGGGGGAGTGGTCCAGTTGGTCATCCTGTTCCAGAAGCTGCGGAGGAGGCGTGAGGAGTCAGGAGAGACACTGTCTCATACAGAG GCTCTCCACTACCCACAACGTCAACAGCTCATACTGTGTCGGCTCTCCTAAACAGTACCAGCTCTGTCCAAACCAG cctTGTCCCAGCCCCAGTCTGAGCTTCAAACAGCATCAGTGTTCCCAGTTCAACTCTAAAGCCATTGGAAGAAGATACTATCAGTGGATACCTCTGTACCCAG CTGATTACATCAGCATCTCCAATAAGCCATGTGACCTGCAGTGTACGACCATCAGCGGAGAGCGACAGCTACTCGTCCCTGCCCACGATGGCACCTTCTGCCGTGATACCAAATACACCGGTGTCTGTATAGAAGGAATATGTCAG CCTGTAGGATGTGACGGGGAGCTGTACAGCAGTAAGACAGTAGACAGATGTGGTGTATGTGGAGGGAACGGGACATCATGCCAGCGTATCTCTGGATCATACAGGAAGGCACTCGCACAGttag GCTATGTGTTCATCACCAACATCCCAGCTGGAGCCACAGACATTCAGATCATAGAGAGACACAAGACTGAGAACATCCTGG CCCTGTCAGATGAAGCAGGACATTTCTTCTTCAATGGAAACACTGTGTTTGATCATCCTCAAAATTTCCGAGTGGCGGGAACAGTGTTTAAATACCGCCGTCCAAGCAACATCTTCTCTGATGGGCTGGAGTACATCATCGCCCAGGGACCCACGCAGCAGGGCCTGAATGTTATG TACTACAACCTAAACGGGAAGCTCCCTCACATCACCTACGAGTACACCATCCCGCTCAAGTCTCATGACATCACCGCCACAGAAGGCATCACCACAGGCCCCTCCCACCCCCATCTCAACCACACCTATAACAACGTAAACGAGAACGTCAGAGGGGATCAAGGTAGGTCCAACCACAGCAGAGGCGTGGCGTCCGTCCGTCAGTACGACATGCAGCTGGGAGCCGAAGACCGATCGGATGTGGAGCTGCCGGAAGAGGAggcgggggaggaggaggaggaggaggaggaggaagtagtgTGGGAGATCCAGACGCCGAGCCCTCCTCCACCAGCGGCCATGTTGGTCTACAGACCAGCTGACGTCACCGGTCACGTGTTCAGCCACAATGACGTGGAGGAGCGGGGACCTCCTGCACCATCCGGCTACA TGAGTTCCTCCAACTCAATTGACGAGCCATCCACTGCTGATGACAACACACTAGTGCTCTCTTTCCCAG GTAGCCAGAGCGTTCATCCAGCAGCACTGCCAGACACCCCCTATCTGCTACTGGAGGACCTACAGCACAACCAGACACACTCCCTCACACAGTCCAACACACActctgtcaaacacaaacacaacgaTCCACATCCACAAGCAGAGATACACGTGGAAACCCTCCCCcccacagacacaaacacacagctggaaaTACATCCAGATCCGCTCACGGTCACCGACACGCACGCCGTCgtcacacacaaagaaacagaaagcgGCACACACTCGGACTCACACGCTGTCGTCTTGGTACAGCTGCAACAGGTCTCTGCAGTCCAGGCAGCCAACACAGTGAG CAACGACTTTGATGTGGGTCTGGACTCAGACATTAGTCTGGCAGACATGTATCGCTGGAAGGTGTCTGCTTACGCTCCATGCAGCACAACCTGTacaacag GTATCACCACTAGCTACGCCCTGTGTGTCCGCTATGACGGTACTGAAGTGGATGACAGTTACTGTGACTCTCTAACCAGACCTGAGCCCACACATGAGTTCTGCACTGGAAAGGAATGTCCTCCAAG atggGAGACCAGTGGTTGGAGCGAGTGCTCTCGAACCTGCGGTGAGGGATTTCAGTACCGGACTGTGCGCTGCTGGAAGATGCTGTCACCTGGTCTCGACTCTTCTGTCTACGACACGCTGTGTCTGTCTCACGACCTTCACAAACCGGCCAATAGGAAAGTCTGCCTCGGCCAGAGCTGCGGACCCCAATGGGAGGTCTCAGAGTGGTCAGAG TGCTCAGCTCGTTGTGGCTCTCGGGGCGTTCGGACTCGGGAGGTTCGTTGTTCCATGGAAATGAGACTGTGTAACAAGTCCTCTCAGCCAATAGAAAGTCAGGAATGTGAAGGCCCGCCCTGCGACAGACGATGGACGGTTTCTGATTGGGGACCT TGCTCAGGTGTTTGTGGGGAGGGAAGGATGGTGCGTGCGGTGACCTGTCGATCATCAGGTGGGGTAGTGATGTCAGAAGAGCAATGCGATCAGTCGCTGCGCCCGTTGGCCATCTATCCCTGCGGTGACAGAGACTGCGCCCCCCACTGGGTTGAACAGGAGTGGCAACAG tgtaacGCTACATGCGGGCGTGGTGTACGGCAGCGTCAGGTGGTGTGTGCCGGCCTGGAAGGCGGTGTGTTTAAAGAGTTTCCAGACAGCAGCTGTTACCAAACCAACAAACCAGAgaccagctcctcctgcttccagAGACCTTGCTCCAAATGGTTCACCACGTCCTGGTCTCag TGCAGTAAGACCTGTGGGAGTGGCGTCCAGGTTCGcgaagtaaagtgttaccaggGGGAGGAGCTGGTAACCAGGGGCCACAGCTGTGACTCTGCCCTCAAGCCAGAAGCCAGACAGAGCTGTGAAATCCAGAGGTGTCCTACAGAAGCTCCAG cAGCAGCCCCGGCAGCATCAGTAGCAGTAGACGACTCGTGTCAAGACAAGCCGACAGCCAACTGTGCCTTGGTTCTAAAGGTGAAGCTGTGCTCCCATTGGTACTACAGAAAGGCCTGCTGCCAGTCCTGTAAGGCACCAAGACCCTGA